A single genomic interval of Pseudochaenichthys georgianus chromosome 3, fPseGeo1.2, whole genome shotgun sequence harbors:
- the uacab gene encoding uveal autoantigen with coiled-coil domains and ankyrin repeats protein, which translates to MPPFKDPSWLCPQPLLEYHLKHTSEEEEGHNTDWNKYDDRLMKAVERRELDKVAAVLSKKGIIPTKLDVEGRSAFHLAATRGHLECLNLILGHSVDVTATDATGKNALHLSSRHGHSLCVQKLLQHNSPVGNVDLQGRTALHDAVMAGCSSSVKLLCDSGASVNATDFDGRTPLVLATQMCHPRICQLLLERGADFTTRDKQNKTALILGCEYSCKDAVEVLLKSGSDVKAVDSLGHDAFHYARISKNMELVAMVKGYLDKSTRDKEAAKMEQWKRQHSVEKSEAAEVNRRDQVIHDLERQNEGLQENLRKYQQDQRALLDKVNMLQQQLTQEKITGGDTQKEKDQLKVLRGTKEREEGARGPETVKVQLRSTLGDYSGQSVIKGKENILVKQAHSLDSDQMLKNAPMARSLSRSSEKGPSTVGWAVSGELDALLQELDEVKKRQHASDEDAARLQSALNRKNREYQELVQSRDTIQKQADQQVQELEDALGDVQKRMLDSECKVKQLQAHVVAVKEHLGGQGAEELRAQLQDIKAKYEGASAEVGRIRNRLKQSEKALEEYKSSENQLATEAESLNQDLQALTAERDELAEAFLEMETNLKETLAKQGHTVPAEKFDNMKNLLSNAVDEKERQIAELREDYDRVLEEVAELHRKLDSPSSQGGAGAAEEQQRILKALEEQNASLKRKLVDVTTRSQSLIQEVEESEEERDILREQLDELNSRMESDFVPMTMHDEARGNMVTALEELEDKLVEASERYGKAEAQVQQLQSERIALQETAVSSVQSASESHQGEVDALRSQNANMMKKLDALQSRCEDRDKECVQLSTQSQTLKRSLEGEYVPREQHEQVKMELSSTLERAKAEILKLETKGKESAEELKNMKEGNDKSKQKLDKVLLEMKKEYISVKEHKAIADKLNAAIVEAENKANEVSGRYMSAQEETIKLTQELEAQKKELDTIQEAILSKFIPLTAAEEKEHSHSAKVKELTVKLSEIEEKYNKERSVNEGNQQEKDKLKVESESVQQRLDSASEKHKNVEKEFTGNIEELTQKLASLERQHKEAMLQMADLHEQKALSKAQIQNLQERLKAELTRIATYDMELKALHDAMQHAQADCKKAREAQQEEAQRVGALQREVQERRGDQASLLHHQAEAQDTLQAEVTQLRLALCEEEENNAQRAEDVSALQSELLQATQALENHRYKEDQINQLKKEKQQLEEQANALSSKLLSSTEGGDEARREAQHAREGEGRARTEMEEVTEKGRVIEREVRELKERYEESLGTICDLKKRIQTSAQQTEAKDRKITELLTDVERLKQALNGLSQLAITSNAPNKRQTQHIDTLHAQIKNLQQQLADAERQHREVVSIYRTHLLSAAQGHMDEDVQAALLQIIRMRQEFVC; encoded by the exons ATGCCTCCATTCAAAGACCCCTCATGGCTTTGTCCTCAACCATTATTAGAGTATCACCTAAAG CACacctctgaagaagaagaaggacat AACACAGACTGGAACAAGTATGATGACCGGCTGATGAAGGCCGTGGAGCGCAGAGAGTTGGACAAGGTGGCTGCTGTTCTCAGCAAGAAGGGCATCATCCCAACCAAGCTCGACGTTGAAGGGCGCTCAGC GTTTCATTTGGCTGCAACGCGGGGACACCTGGAGTGTCTTAACCTCATCCTGGGACACAGCGTGGATGTCACTGCGACTGATGCCACGG GTAAAAATGCTCTCCATCTGTCATCAAGACATGGACATTCTCTGTGTGTGCAGAAACTCTTGCAG CACAACAGTCCAGTTGGAAATGTGGACCTACAAGGAAGAACAGCTCTACATGATGCTG TCATGGCTGGCTGCTCCTCCAGTGTGAAACTACTCTGTGACAGCGGCGCTTCTGTGAATGCCACTGATTTT GATGGCAGGACACCTCTGGTACTGGCAACCCAGATGTGTCATCCACGTATCTGTCAGCTCCTGCTGGAGCGAGGGGCCGACTTCACCACCCGCGACAAACAGAACAA GACTGCGCTGATCCTGGGCTGCGAGTACAGCTGTAAGGATGCAGTGGAGGTGTTGCTGAAGAGCGGCTCTGACGTGAAGGCAGTCGACAGCTTAGGTCACGACGCTTTCCACTACGCTCGCATCAGCAAGAACATGGAGCTTGTTGCGATGGTCAAAGGTTACCTGGACAAATCCACCAGAG ATAAGGAGGCTGCAAAGATGGAACAGTGGAAGCGACAG CATTCAGTGGAGAAATCAGAGGCAGCTGAGGTTAACCGAAGGGATCAGGTCATACAT GACTTGGAGAGGCAGAACGAGGGCCTGCAGGAGAATCTCAGGAAATACCAACAGGATCAGAGAGCCCTGCTGGATAAGGTCAACATGCTGCAGCAACAGCTCACACAG GAAAAGATCACTGGAGGAGACACTCAGAAAGAG AAGGACCAGTTGAAAGTGCTACGTGGTACCAAAGAAAGAGAGGAAGGGGCTCGAGGCCCAGAGACGGTCAAAGTCCAGCTCCGGAGTACTTTG GGAGATTACTCTGGACAGTCTGTCATCAAAG GTAAAGAAAACATTTTGGTGAAACAAGCTCACAGCCTGGATTCTGATCAG ATGCTCAAGAATGCTCCCATGGCGCGTTCGCTTTCCAGATCTTCAGAGAAGGGTCCGTCCACTGTGGGCTGGGCAGTGTCTGGGGAACTGGACGCACTCCTACAAGAACTTGATGAGGTCAAGAAGAGACAGCATGCTTCAGATGAAGATGCGGCACGGCTTCAATCCGCCCTGAACCGTAAAAACCGAGAGTACCAGGAGCTGGTCCAGAGCCGAGACACCATCCAGAAACAGGCCGACCAGCAGGTCCAAGAGCTGGAGGACGCCCTGGGCGACGTCCAGAAGAGGATGCTGGACTCTGAGTGTAAGGTCAAACAGCTGCAGGCCCATGTAGTCGCTGTTAAGGAACACCTGGGGGGCCAGGGGGCCGAAGAGTTGCGTGCCCAGCTCCAGGACATCAAGGCCAAGTATGAAGGAGCTTCCGCCGAAGTGGGTCGCATTCGTAATCGCCTGAAACAGAGCGAGAAGGCCTTGGAGGAGTACAAGAGCAGCGAGAACCAGCTGGCAACAGAGGCAGAAAGTCTGAACCAAGATCTGCAGGCGCTGACTGCAGAAAGAGATGAACTAGCAGAAGCCTTTTTAGAAATGGAAACCAATTTGAAGGAGACCCTGGCTAAACAGGGCCACACGGTACCAGCTGAGAAGTTTGACAACATGAAGAACCTGCTGAGCAACGCAGTCGACGAGAAGGAACGGCAGATCGCAGAGCTGAGGGAGGACTACGATCGCGTGCTGGAGGAAGTGGCAGAGCTCCACCGAAAGCTGGACAGTCCCTCATCCCAGGGAGGAGCGGGGGCTGCTGAGGAGCAGCAGAGGATCCTGAAGGCTCTCGAAGAGCAGAATGCTTCTCTGAAAAGGAAACTGGTGGACGTGACTACCAGGAGCCAGTCTCTCATtcaggaggtggaggagagtgagGAGGAGAGGGATATACTACGAGAGCAGCTGGACGAGCTCAACAGCAGGATGGAGAGCGACTTCGTACCCATGACGATGCACGATGAAGCCCGGGGGAACATGGTGACAGCTTTGGAGGAGTTAGAGGACAAACTGGTAGAAGCCAGCGAACGTTACGGAAAAGCAGAGGCGCAAGTCCAGCAGCTTCAGAGCGAGAGGATAGCGCTGCAGgagacagcagtgagcagtGTGCAGAGCGCCAGCGAGAGTCACCAAGGTGAGGTGGACGCTCTGAGGTCTCAGAACGCCAACATGATGAAGAAACTTGACGCTTTGCAGAGCAGATGTGAAGACAGAGATAAAGAGTGTGTGCAGCTGAGCACGCAGAGCCAGACTCTGAAACGGAGCTTGGAGGGAGAGTACGTTCCCAGGGAGCAGCACGAGCAAGTGAAGATGGAGTTGAGCTCCACCTTGGAGAGAGCCAAAGCTGAGATATTGAAGTTGGAGACCAAGGGAAAAGAAAGTGCAGAAGAATTAAAGAATATGAAAGAAGGAAACGATAAGTCGAAACAAAAGTTGGACAAAGTCCTGTTGGAGATGAAAAAAGAATATATAAGTGTAAAAGAGCACAAAGCTATCGCAGACAAGCTGAATGCTGCAATTGTGGAGGCGGAGAACAAAGCTAACGAAGTGTCAGGGAGGTATATGTCCGCTCAGGAGGAAACCATCAAGCTCACCCAAGAACTGGAGGCGCAGAAGAAAGAACTCGATACCATTCAGGAGGCTATTCTGTCAAAGTTCATCCCACTGACGGCGGCGGAGGAGAAGGAACACTCTCACAGTGCCAAGGTGAAGGAGTTGACAGTGAAGCTGTCGGAAATAGAAGAGAAGTATAACAAGGAGAGGTCTGTCAATGAGGGCAACCAACAGGAGAAAGACAAACTAAAGGTTGAGAGTGAATCTGTCCAACAGAGACTAGACTCTGCCAGTGAAAAGCACaagaatgtggagaaagagTTCACGGGTAACATTGAGGAATTAACTCAGAAGTTGGCCAGCTTGGAGCGGCAGCACAAGGAGGCAATGCTTCAGATGGCTGATCTTCACGAGCAGAAGGCCCTGAGCAAGGCTCAGATCCAGAACCTCCAGGAGCGTCTGAAAGCAGAGTTAACTCGGATAGCAACATACGACATGGAGCTTAAAGCCCTCCATGACGCCATGCAGCACGCACAGGCCGACTGCAAGAAAGCCAGAGAGGCTCAGCAGGAGGAGGCCCAGAGGGTGGGCGCCTTGCAGAGAGAGGTTCAGGAACGCCGCGGGGATCAAGCGTCTCTGCTGCATCATCAAGCCGAGGCCCAGGACACCCTGCAGGCCGAGGTCACCCAGCTTCGATTGGCTCTCTGCGAAGAGGAGGAGAACAACGCCCAGAGAGCCGAAGATGTGTCTGCCCTGCAATCTGAGCTCCTGCAGGCCACACAGGCTCTGGAGAATCACCGCTACAAAGAAGACCAAATCAACCAGCTGAAGAAGGAGAAGCAGCAGCTGGAGGAGCAGGCCAACGCCCTGAGCAGCAAACTACTGAGCTCCACAGAGGGGGGAGACGAGGCGCGCAGAGAGGCCCAGCACGCCAGGGAGGGGGAGGGCAGGGCCCGCACAGAGATGGAGGAGGTCACGGAGAAGGGACGCGTCATCGAGAGGGAAGTGAGGGAGCTGAAGGAACGATACGAGGAGTCGCTCGGCACCATCTGTGATCTAAAGAAGAGGATTCAGACGTCAGCGCAGCAGACTGAAGCCAAAGACAGGAAG ATCACAGAGTTGCTGACAGATGTTGAGCGGTTGAAGCAGGCGCTGAACGGTCTGTCCCAGCTGGCAATCACAAGCAACGCGCCCAACAAGAGGCAGACGCAGCACATCGACACACTCCACGCCCAAATCAAGAACCTGCAGCAACAGCTGGCT GATGCTGAGCGGCAACACAGGGAGGTGGTTTCCATTTATCGGACGCACCTTCTCAGTGCAGCACAG GGCCACATGGATGAAGACGTCCAAGCCGCCTTACTACAGATCATCCGCATGAGACAGGAGTTTGTGTGTTAA